The Candidatus Binatia bacterium genome contains the following window.
CCATCGTCGCCAGGCGGCCGTACGCGATGACGGGATTCGCAGCGGAGAGCTCGATCGTCCGCGCCTGGAGCGAGATCCCCAAGAGCGCGCCCCAGACCGATTGGACCCCGAGCCAAAAGAGCGCGAGCGCGAGCGGGTTGGCGGGTTTAGGGGTGCGCGCACGCATACTCGTACTCCGCAGCCGTATCCACGTCGAAGGCAAGCTCGGGCGCGCAACCGCGGATCCCCGCCGCGCGAACCCCGAGAACGCGCGACGCGATCTCCTCGAGATGCCCGACGCTCAAGCGACCGGCGAGAAATCGCACGAGCGCGATCGGACTCACGAAGCTCGCCATGCGCCATGGCTGCTTTCGCGCATCGAAGAAACGCCGCGCATTCGCCGCGATCCGCTCGGCGCACCCCGCCGGAATCGAGAAGACCCCGCCGTTGACGATGCGCTCGCCCGCGAGCGTGATCCCGCTCGGGGGCGCGGCGGGAAAGCGCGCGGCGTACTCGCGGAAATCCGCCAGCGGCATCGCCAGCGCGCCGTCCGGAGCGCGTCCGAGAAAGTCGCCGACGACCGCGCCGGTAACGTAGGGAAGATCGCTGGTCGCATAGACCAGCGGCTCGCCGTCCTCGGGCCAGGCGCGCAACGCGCGGAGCATGTTCTCGCTTCCGGAGGGGCTCTCGTCCACGACGCGCT
Protein-coding sequences here:
- a CDS encoding nucleotidyltransferase family protein — protein: MKAVITAGGRIDGALAAAAGTSVKALLSVRGSTMLERIVAALRRAGATSIAVVGGDEVRRACGNLVERVVDESPSGSENMLRALRAWPEDGEPLVYATSDLPYVTGAVVGDFLGRAPDGALAMPLADFREYAARFPAAPPSGITLAGERIVNGGVFSIPAGCAERIAANARRFFDARKQPWRMASFVSPIALVRFLAGRLSVGHLEEIASRVLGVRAAGIRGCAPELAFDVDTAAEYEYACAHP